CAGGGTGTGGCCTCGGGCATGATGTGGTGTTCCTGGCTGAGGCTGGGTATGAGTCCGTCGGCGTGGATCTTTCCGCTACGGCTATCCAGCGCGCCATGGCCACCCATCCCGGCCACGCGTCGCGTTTTGTCTTGGGGGATCTGTTTGCCCTGCCTGAAGCGTGGAAGGGGAGTTTTGACTTTATCTTTGAGCACACCTGTCTCTGTGCCCTGCCTCCTCACTTGAGGCAGGCTTATGCCGAAACGGTGGGGCAACTCTTGCGGCCTGGTGGGTTGCTGGTGGGGGTCTGGTTCATCGAGCCTGAAATGGATCCTGGAGAATCAGGGCCGCCCTTTGGCATATCCCTGGAGGAATTGTCCGCTCTGTTTCCGCCCCATGCATGGGCTGTGGAGGAGGACTACATTCCTGAACAAGCCTATGCTGGGCGCGAGAAACGTGAACGCCTGCGGGCTCTGCGGAAGATTTCATGACCTCCGTCTTTGAAGCATCCATGGCTGAGCAACCCGTGAGGCCCACGCATGTGGAGGTGGATCTAGGCTGCCTAGCACAGAATCTGAGAGCGATTCAGCAGCATGTGGGCAGTGCCCGCGTGATGACCATCCTGAAGGCCAATGCCTATGGTCATGGTCTGGTGCCTGTGGCCAATCACATGGTGCAGTGTGGCGTGGATTATCTAGGTGTGGCCTTTTTGGAGGAGGGTATCCTTCTTCGTCGGCAGGGAATCTCGGCGCCCATCCTCGTTTTAGGAGGGATCGCAGGGGAGCAAATTCCGCTCTTCCTTCAGCATGATCTCACGCTAACTGCGCCCTCGGTCGAGAAGCTGCACCTCATCAATGAGACGGCTGCTGCTATGGGCAGACGTGCGCGTGTGCATTTGAAGATTGA
This is a stretch of genomic DNA from Prosthecobacter dejongeii. It encodes these proteins:
- a CDS encoding methyltransferase domain-containing protein, with protein sequence MTDWESCYIEGNTPWDKGAPSPPLSVWVQAHPQLQGRALVPGCGLGHDVVFLAEAGYESVGVDLSATAIQRAMATHPGHASRFVLGDLFALPEAWKGSFDFIFEHTCLCALPPHLRQAYAETVGQLLRPGGLLVGVWFIEPEMDPGESGPPFGISLEELSALFPPHAWAVEEDYIPEQAYAGREKRERLRALRKIS